The genomic DNA AGAGCAGGCCGCTGTGGGAGATGTATCTCATCGAGGGGCTGGCGGGCGGACGCAGCGCGATCTTCACCAAGACGCACGCGGCTCTGGTCGACGGCGAGGAAGCGCTCGAGATCGGCCACGTCATCCTCGACACCAGCCCGTCGCCGCGCGAGCTGGCCGACGTCCCCTGGGAGCCGCTGCGCGAACCCACCGATGTCGAACTACTGGTCGGTGCGCTGTCCCGGCTGGCCGCCCGGCCGAGAGAGGCGATGACGGTGGCGCGCGAGCGCAGCTCGGAGGCGTTCGCGATGGTCGGGGCCGCGAGCCGCGCGCTGGACTCGGTGGTCTCGGCGGTGCGCGCGGTCGCGGTCGGCGCGCCGGACAGCCCGCTCAACGCGCCCACCTCACGGCATCGACGCTTCGCTGTGGCCGATACCGACCTGGCCGTCCACCGCAGGATTCGCAAGCACTTCGACTGTTCGCTCAACGACGTCATCCTGGCGGTGGTCACCGGGGCGTTGCGCAACTGGCTGCTCTCCCGCGGCGAAGGGCTGGTCGAGTCGACCACGCTGCGGGCGGTGGTGCCCATGTCGGTGTACATCGAGGGCGACGGCGCCGGGCAGCCCGCCCCGGCCAGCGAGGTGTCCTCCTTCCTGTTGGACTTGCCGGTGGGGGAACCGAATCCGGTGATCCGGTTGTCGCACATCGCGCACGCCAACGAGGCCAATACCAGGTACCGGCGCGGCGTGCGAGCGCGCACGCTGGTGCATCTGTCGGGCTTCGCTCCGGCGAGCCTGCACGCGGTCAGCGTGCGGGCGGCGAGTACGTTCGCTGAACACACATTCAATCTGGTGATCACCAACGCACCGGGTCCGCAGCGGCCGATGTACGTCGGCGGCGCGCGGATGCTGGAGATGTACGCGGTGTCGCCGCTGCTGCGCAATCAGGCCTCGAGCATCGGGATCACGTCCTACGACGGGCGGGTCTTCTACGGGCTCAACGGCGATCGCGAGGCGATGGCCGATATCGGCGTCCTGGCGGCCGCGGTGCACGAATCCTTGGAGGAGATGCTCGGTGCCTGTGCCTGACAGGAACTCGCCCGACACGAACGTTCTGCGGGTCTACGTGCCCGTGACGGTGCCGATGCTGCGCCGGCTGCTCGCCGAGCGCGAGATCTTCCCGCCCGGCGGCACCGCGTTCGCGGTGACCCCCGCGCTGCGCGAGGCCTACGCCTCCGGCGACGACGAGGAACTGGCCGAGGTGGCCATGGCGGAAGCCGCGCGCGCCGCACTGCGGTTGATCGCCGCCGAACGCGAGGATTTCACCGACTCGGTGGAGGAAGCCCTCGAGCCCTCCGGCGACGCCGACGCGCCCCCGGCGCCCGGCTCGGGTATGCACGGCGGCCCGGTGTACCGGCGGGCGGTGCTCGCGGCCGACGTGTCCGGGGCGAAGCTGCGACCGGACCTCGACGACGCGGTGGTCAAGCTCTCCGGGCCGATCCCCTACGACCGGATCGCCTCGGTGCACGTCGACCTGGCCGAGGCCGAGCCGGAGGTGGCCAAGGCGGTGGACGTGATCGACGCCGCCGATCTCGGCGACGAAGATGCCGAATTCGTGCTCGGCGACGCCGAGGACCACCAGTTGGCCTGGTATGCCAACCAGGAGCTCGCCTTCCTCGTGGAGCTGCTCTGAGGGTGGAGCTGCTCTGAGGGGGGTGGAGCTGCTCTGAGGCGGTAGCGCTGCTCCGATCCGCGTCCGGCCGAGCATGTCGTTGCCGGCAACGGTTACCGAAGGCTCCCGCTGGGAGTGCCAACAGCTCTTCCCCCGATCAACCTACGATGCCGTAACCTGACAGTGAGCGGGCCCGCCCCCGGGCGGCGCAACCGCACGCAGACTTCTGCGACCGCGAGCCGGTCGGCGTTCGCCCCTGCGGCGAACACGGCTTCAGCGACGACAACACCGCGACGACCGAACAGAAAGACGAAACAGCGCCGATGGTTCTGAAGAATGTCCGTGACTGGCTGGAGGCGCCCGCGGCGAATGTCGCCGAGCGCGGAGGCCGGCTCAATGTGCTGCGCGGCGCCGTCGCCCGGGTCACCACCCCCCTGCTGCCCGACGACTATCTGCACCTGGCCAATCCGCTGTGGTCGGCGCGCGAACTGCGTGGGCGCATCGTCGACGTGCGCAAGGAGACCGCGGACTCCGCGACCATCGTCATCCGGCCGGGCTGGGGTTTCGACTTCACCTATCAGCCGGGTCAGTACATCGGCATCGGCCTGCTGGTGGACGGTCGCTGGCACTGGCGTTCCTACTCGCTGACCTGCCCGCCGAACTGGAGCTCGCCCGAGCACGGCGGCAAGAAGGTCATCTCCATCGCGGTCAAGGCGATGCCGGAGGGCTTCCTGTCCAGCCACCTCGTCGGCGGCGTGCGGCCGGGCACCATCGTGCGTCTGCAGACCCCGCAGGGCGGTTTCGTCATGCCTTCCCCGCCCCCGCCGAAAGTGCTGTTCCTGACCGCGGGCAGCGGCATCACCCCGGTGATGTCGATGCTGCGCGCGATGGACCGCCGCGACGGCATCGCCGACGTGGCGCACCTGCACTCCGCGCGGTCGGAGCAGGACGTGATGTTCGCCGCCGAGCTGCGCGCGCTGCACGAGAAGCATCCCGGCTTCGCCTCGCATCTGCGGCTGACCGCGGAGCAGGGCAAGTTCGCCCTGGCCGATCTCGACACCGAGTTCCCGGACTGGCGCGACCGCGAGACCTGGGCATGCGGGCCCGCGGCGATGCTCGACGAGATCGAGAAGCACTGGCAGGCCGCGGGCCTGTCGGCGAAGCTGCACGTGGAGCGTTTCGAGATCGAACGTTCGGCGGTCGGCGAGGGCGGCACGGTCACCTTCGGCAAGTCCGGGCGCAGCGTCGAAGCCGACGGCGCGACCAGTCTGCTGGAAGCGGGCGAGTCGGCCGGTGTGCAGATGCCGTTCGGTTGCCGGATGGGCATCTGCCAGACCTGTGTGGTGACGGTGGCCGAGGGCCACGCACGCGACCTGCGCAACGGCGACGAACGCCGGGCCGGCGACAAGGTGCAGACCTGCATCTCCGCGGCGGCCGGCGACTGCACGCTCGATATCTGAGCCTCCGCGTACCCTCGACAGCAACGTCCAGCCACAGAAGGGACTGGCCGGTGGCCATCACCGATATCCAAGCTTTCTCCCACCTCACGACCACCGACATCGAAGCACTCGGCCACGAGCTCGACACGATTCGCCGCTCGGTGGAGCAGTCACGTGGCGAGCGTGACGCGAAGTACATCCGCCGCACCATCGCCGCCCAGCGCGGACTCGAGGTGGCGGCCAGGGCCGTGCTGTTCGGCAGCCGCAATCGGTGGGCTTGGCTCGCGGGAACCGCGATGCTCTCGGTCGCCAAGATCATCGAGAACATGGAGCTGGGCCATAACATCAGCCATGGTCAATGGGACTGGATGAACGATCCCGAGATCCACTCCGGCACCTGGGAGTGGGATATGACCGGCCCTTCGGCGCAGTGGCGGCGCGCGCACAACTACTCCCATCACACCTACACGAATGTGCTGGGCAAGGACGAGGACCTCGGCTTCGGCATCCTGCGTATGACCAGGGACGAGCCGTGGCGGCCGATCAATCTGGCGCAGCCGGTGGCCAATCTGATCCTGGCGGCCACCTTCGAGTGGGGCATCGCCTTGCACGACTGGGACATCGAGAAGCAGCTCTCGAACACTCCGCGTCGGCAGCTCCTCTCACCACCGAACCGGGAATTCGCCCGCAAGATCCGCCGTCAGGTCGCCAAGGATTTCGTCATCTATCCGGCGTTGACCGGACCGGCCTGGAAGTCGACGCTCAAGGCGAACGCCACCGCCAACCTGGTCCGCAATCTCTGGGCATACGCGGTGATCTTCTGCGGGCATTTCCCCGACGGCGCGGAGAAGTTCACCACCGAACAGCTCGAGGGCGAGACGCAGTCCGAGTGGTACCTGCGCCAGATGCTGGGCAGCGCGAATTTCGACGCCGGTCCCGTGATGGCGTTCATGAGCGGCAACCTCTGCTACCAGATCGAGCATCATCTGTTCCCGGATCTGCCGAGCAATCGGTATCCCGAGATCGCCGAGCGGGTGCGCGAACTCTGTGACAAGTACGACCTGCCCTACACCACCGGATCCCTGGGCAAGCAATACCTGCTGGCATTCCGCACCATTCACAAGCTGGCGCTGCCCGACCGCTTCCTCAAGCGCACCGCCGACGACGCGCCGGAAACCTCGTCCGAGCGCAAATTCGCCGGTATCACGTTGCCGCACACCGAACGCTGGGGCGAGCACAATCGACTGATCACCGACCCGGTGACCGGACAGCGGCGTGGGCTGCGATCGGCCATCCAGGAAGCCAAGATCGTGCTCGAGGAGAAGGCGCGCTCCGAAAAGCAGATGCTGCGGGAGAAGAAAGCCGCATTGAAGGAGCTCAAGCGCTCCAGGATGCGCGCCCGCCGCAGCTGAATTACCATGCCCCGACCGCGAATACAATGCGGGATTTGCCACAGCCGGATGCGGGATCTGCCACACATCCGACAACCTACGCTCTCGTAACTTACGGTACTGTAACCACCATGGCGATCTCGGATGTCAAGGAGTACGCGCACCTCACCGAGGCCGATGTAGAGGCCCTCGGTGCGGAGTTCGACGCGATTCGACGGGAAATCGAAAGTTCGCGCGGCGAATCGGACGCGCGCTATATCCGCAATGTCATCAGGCTGCAACGTGGCCTCGAGATCAGCGGTCGCGCGGTCCTTTTCGCCAGCCCGCTGCCGCCCGCGTGGCTGGCAGGCGCGGCATTGCTGGGCGTGGCCAAGATCATCGAGAACATGGAGATCGGTCACAATGTGATGCACGGCCAGTGGGACTGGATGAACGACCCGGAAATCCATTCCAGCACATGGGAATGGGACAACACCGACCCGTCCAAGCACTGGAAGCACACCCACAACTACCTGCACCACAAGTACACGAATGTGCTCGGCATGGACGACGACATCGGCTACGGCCTGCTGCGCGTCACCCGCGACCAGCGCTGGAAGCCGTTCAACCTCGGTAACCCGGTCTACAACCTGATCCTGCAGCTGCTGTTCCAGTACGGCGTCGCGATCCAGCATCTGGAACTGGGCAAGGTGGCCACCGGCCGTATCAAGCCCGGCACGCCCGAGCGCGCGGAATTCGAGCGCAAGCGCTCGGAGGTGCTCGAGAAGGTCGGCAGGCAGGTCCTCAAGGACTACGTGATCTTCCCGGCGCTGACCGGCCCGGCGTTCTTCTCCACGCTCACCGCGAATATGACCGCGAACGTGATCCGCAATGTCTGGTCCAACGCGATCATCTTCTGCGGCCACTTCCCCGACGGCGCGGAGAAATTTACCAAGGCGGATGTGGACAACGAGAGCCGCTCCGAGTGGTACCTGCGCCAGATGCTGGGCAGCGCCAATATCTCCGGCGGCAAGCTGATGCATTTCATGTCGGGCAACTTGAGCCATCAGATCGAGCACCACCTGTTTCCCGATCTGCCGAGCAACCGGTACGCCGACATCGCGGTGCGGGTGCGCGAACTGTGCGACAAGTACGACCTGCCCTATACGACCGGCTCGTTCCCGGTGCAGTACTTCAAGGCCTGGCGCACCATCGTCAAGTTGTCGCTGCCGAACAAATACCTGCGTCACACCGCCGACGACGCCCCCGAGACCGCCTCGGAGCGCCGCTTCCACGGTGCGACCGCGCCCACCTACGACCCGGTGACCGGCAGACGGCAGGGTCTTCGCACCGCACTGGCCAAGCAGGGCCGCCGGTTCGCTCGGCGCTTCGCACCGGCCTGAACCGCACCGAACGCAGCACGCGCGTCGGCGTCCCTGGTTGACTGAGACGGTGAACCAGGATCAAGTCGGCCTGTACGAGGCCATTCGGACGCGGCGCGACGTGCGCGCGGAATTCACCGGCGAGGTCGTCGACGACGCGGTGCTGTGGCGGCTTCTCGAGGCCGCGCACCGCGCCCCCAGCGTCGGCAATTCCCAGCCGTGGGATTTCGTCGTCGTGCGCGACCCGGCGACATTGCGGCGGTTCGCCGACCACGTGGCGGAAAAGCGGGTCGCGTTCCGCGATGCGCTCCCGCCGGAGCGCGCCGCCACCTTCGAACCGATCAAGATCGAGGGCATCGTCGAGAGCGGCACCGGCGTCGTGGTCACCTACGACCACGAGCGGGGCGGTCCCCAGGTGCTCGGCCGGGCCACCGTCCCGGAAACCGGCATCTTCTCCACCGTGCTGGCCATCCAGAACCTGTGGCTGGCCGCCACCGCCGAAAAGATCGGCGTCGGCTGGGTGTCGTTCTACGACGCCGACTACCTGTCCGATCTGGTCGGCCTTCCCGAGGGCATCCGGCCGGTCGCCTGGCTGTGCGTGGGGCCGGTACGGGAGTTCCAGACCGTGCCCGATCTGGAACGCTTCGGCTGGCGCAGCGGCAGGCCGCTCACCGAGGCCATCCACCACGAGAAGTTCGGGACAGGCCTCGGCGCGTCGGCCGCCGGAGCGGAGATCGTTGCGCCGGAGACACATTCCTGACCTGTGGCGCGCCGCGGCTGGATCGGCGGGCGTTCTGGGCCGAATGCGTCCCGACCGTGAGAACGGCCCGGGCGCCGCACTCCCGTCTCCCGCCCGCCGGTCAACCTGCCGAGGAGCGGACGCTCAGACGGCTTCGAGTACCGCCGACGCCCCGATCCCGCCGGCCGCGCAGATGCCCAGCAGGGCGGTCTGCTTACCGGTGCGAGCGAGTTCGTTGGCCATCGTGATCACCATGCGGGCGCCGGTCGCGCCGAAGGGGTGACCGAGGCTGACCGAGCCGCCGTGGACATTGAGCTTGTCCGGATCGATCGCACCGACAGCGGTGTCGCGATCGAGGCGGGTCGCGGCCCACCGTTCGTCGGCCAGGGCCCGAACCACCGACAGCGTCTGGGCGGCGAAAGCCTCGTGGATGTCCACGAAATCGATGTCGGCGAGGGTCAGGCCGGCTTTGTCCAGAGCGCGGGGCATGGACACGGCCGGGCCGATGAGCACCTGGTCGGTGGGGTCGACGCTGACGTAACTCCAGGAACGGAACGCCGCAAGCGGCTTGTAGCCCAGTTCCCCGGCTTTCTGCTCGCTCATGAGCAGGACCGCGGCGGCGCCGTCGGTGAGCGGGCTGGCATTGCCCGCGGTGACAGTGCCGTTCGCGGCGAAGACGGGCTTCAGCTTCGCCAGCTTCTCCAGGGTGGTGTCGGCCCGCACGAGACCGTCGCGGGCGACCTCCGTGCCTTCGGGGGTGCGGACCCGCAGCACCTCGTCGTCGAAGCGGCCGGAGTCGATGGCCGCGGCGGCGCGGTGGTGCGAGCGCAGGGCGAACTCGTCCTGCTCGGCGCGGCCGACGCCGTGGATGCCCGCCATCTTCTCGGCCGACTCCCCCATCACCTCGCCGGTGGTGCGTTCGGCGATCTCGGGCCTGCGGGGCAGGATGTCGGTGAACGGCGCGAGCTGAGCGGCCGCGGAGAGGTAGTCCCTGAGCTTCGGCTTGCCCAGTGCCAGCGGGGCTCCCGCGTGGACGAGCTTCTGCGGCAGCTTGATCTCGGCGTTGGAGGTGGAGTCGCTGCCGCCGGCGATCATGACGTCGTATTCGCCGCGCTCGATGGCCGCCGCCGCGGTGGTCACCGCCTGCAGGCCCGACGCGCAGGCGCGGGTGACCGTGTGGCCCTCACAGCCCGGGTCCAGTTTCAGGTCGAGAGCGATCTCGCGGGCGATATTGGGGGCTGCGCTGGGCAGGATCACCCCGCCCCACACGATGGACTGCACGTCCGTGCCCGGCAGGCCCGTGCGCTCGAGCAGGCCGCGCACGGCGGCGTCGGCGAGAGCGATGGAGTCCATCGTGGTGAAGTCGGTGAACGCTCGCACGAAGGGCGTACGCGCACCACCGACGATCACGGCGCGCCGAGCAGCCTTGGCAGCCATAGGAGTTCCTCTCCCCGCGGGTTCAGCTCTACCTCGAACTTACTGGGCGGTCAGGAATTTGGCCAGGGGTCGCGCCGCGCAACCGGAGCCGGGCTCACGCAGGCCGACGGCCCGTCGCCGTGTTCGTGGCGACGGGCCGTCGAGAGCTGTCCTACGCGAGCCTGATCAGGCCGTAGTCGTAGGCGTGGCGACGGTAGACCACCGAAGGACGGTCGGTCTCCTTGTCGTGGAAGAGGAAGAAATCGTGCCCGACGAGTTCCATCTGGTAGAGCGCGTCGTCGACGGTCATCGGTGTGGCGGTGTGGACCTTGGTACGCACGATGTGGCCCGGCCCGAGGTTCTCGGGCGCTTCGACATCGTGGGCGACATCGTGGGCGTGCGCCGTCTGCCCGTCCGGACTACGCGTGAACAGCGCGTCGTCGAGCAGGCTGGCGGTGGCCTCGGCGACCGAGAGCGGCGTCTTGTCGCCGTGGTGCACGCGCCTGCGGTCCTTGGTGCGCCGCAGCCTGCTCTCCAGCTTGTCGGTCACCGACTCGAAGGCCGCGTAGAAGCTGTCCGCGCAGGCCTCGGCCCGGACGATCGGCCCCTTGCCACGAGCGGTGATCTCCATGCGCTGGCACGCCTTGCGCTGGCGGCGGTTGCGCTCGTGGAACAACTCCACATCGAAGAGGAAGATCGTCGGATCGAAACGCTCCAGCCGGGAGAGCTTGTCGGACACGTGAATTCGGAAGTGGTCGGGTACTTCCACATTGCGCCCCTTCACCACGATCTCCGCACGGTTGGGCCGTAGCTGCTCGGCGGATTCGTCTGGTGCCATCGCGGCGGGCGTCGTATCGCGCTCCGGCGCATCGATGGTCGAGGGTTCTTTCACTGAAGGTCGTGAAGACGTCACGCGTACCTCCCGGATCTGGCCGCACCGATCTTTGCGTGTGCGGCGGGGTTGAGCCGTACCGTGGCTGACTGATTCCGGCGATGAGAATTCACGGGCTCCATTCGACCCGTTCACGCCGCGAATCACACGGCACGAAGTTTCCGAGGCGCCACCTCCAAACTCCCGGTTCGGGTGTGTGATCGCGACGGTAGTCCGACCACGGGAGGTTTGCCACTGTTCACGCAAATTTCCTCGAGTCAAGCAACACACGTCACGAAAAAGGCCACCACGGGCAGGCCGGAAGCCCGCAGCACCCGCACCGACTCGGCCGCGGTCGCGCCGGTCGTGAGCACGTCGTCCACCACCACGACCTCGCATTTCGCGCTCCAGCCCGCCCGCGCGCGGGTGCCCGGCGCCAGCGATACCCGGCCCCGCAGATTGTGCCTGCGCTCACCCGGCGACAGGCCCACCGAGTCGTGTACCCCGCGCCACACACGCAGCATCGGAATCGTGCGGCAATCTCGCAGCCATCCGGTCGCAATACCGGCGACACGAACCACCGGATCTCCCCCGCGCACACGGGCGGACGCGGATCGGCTGGGCGCGGGCACCAGCAGCAGCGGCCGCCCCGGCGTGCGCAACCGGGCCAGTCCGCGGGCCAGCGCGAGACCGAGCGGCCGCGCCAGATCGCGGCGGCCGCGCTCCTTGATCGCCAGGACCGCCGAACGCGCGGGGCCGGTGTAGGGCGCCAGCGCCCAG from Nocardia higoensis includes the following:
- a CDS encoding WS/DGAT/MGAT family O-acyltransferase; its protein translation is MIIRLTPQDAAFYRLESSSNPIHIGSLMILTGPDPGDGGSSPGVDYDSLVELVESRLALVPRYRWKVREIPLSLGKPVWVEDSKFDITYHVRRSALPSPGTEEQLHELVARLASRPLDQSRPLWEMYLIEGLAGGRSAIFTKTHAALVDGEEALEIGHVILDTSPSPRELADVPWEPLREPTDVELLVGALSRLAARPREAMTVARERSSEAFAMVGAASRALDSVVSAVRAVAVGAPDSPLNAPTSRHRRFAVADTDLAVHRRIRKHFDCSLNDVILAVVTGALRNWLLSRGEGLVESTTLRAVVPMSVYIEGDGAGQPAPASEVSSFLLDLPVGEPNPVIRLSHIAHANEANTRYRRGVRARTLVHLSGFAPASLHAVSVRAASTFAEHTFNLVITNAPGPQRPMYVGGARMLEMYAVSPLLRNQASSIGITSYDGRVFYGLNGDREAMADIGVLAAAVHESLEEMLGACA
- a CDS encoding DUF6912 family protein, with product MLRRLLAEREIFPPGGTAFAVTPALREAYASGDDEELAEVAMAEAARAALRLIAAEREDFTDSVEEALEPSGDADAPPAPGSGMHGGPVYRRAVLAADVSGAKLRPDLDDAVVKLSGPIPYDRIASVHVDLAEAEPEVAKAVDVIDAADLGDEDAEFVLGDAEDHQLAWYANQELAFLVELL
- a CDS encoding ferredoxin reductase; its protein translation is MVLKNVRDWLEAPAANVAERGGRLNVLRGAVARVTTPLLPDDYLHLANPLWSARELRGRIVDVRKETADSATIVIRPGWGFDFTYQPGQYIGIGLLVDGRWHWRSYSLTCPPNWSSPEHGGKKVISIAVKAMPEGFLSSHLVGGVRPGTIVRLQTPQGGFVMPSPPPPKVLFLTAGSGITPVMSMLRAMDRRDGIADVAHLHSARSEQDVMFAAELRALHEKHPGFASHLRLTAEQGKFALADLDTEFPDWRDRETWACGPAAMLDEIEKHWQAAGLSAKLHVERFEIERSAVGEGGTVTFGKSGRSVEADGATSLLEAGESAGVQMPFGCRMGICQTCVVTVAEGHARDLRNGDERRAGDKVQTCISAAAGDCTLDI
- a CDS encoding fatty acid desaturase family protein, producing MAITDIQAFSHLTTTDIEALGHELDTIRRSVEQSRGERDAKYIRRTIAAQRGLEVAARAVLFGSRNRWAWLAGTAMLSVAKIIENMELGHNISHGQWDWMNDPEIHSGTWEWDMTGPSAQWRRAHNYSHHTYTNVLGKDEDLGFGILRMTRDEPWRPINLAQPVANLILAATFEWGIALHDWDIEKQLSNTPRRQLLSPPNREFARKIRRQVAKDFVIYPALTGPAWKSTLKANATANLVRNLWAYAVIFCGHFPDGAEKFTTEQLEGETQSEWYLRQMLGSANFDAGPVMAFMSGNLCYQIEHHLFPDLPSNRYPEIAERVRELCDKYDLPYTTGSLGKQYLLAFRTIHKLALPDRFLKRTADDAPETSSERKFAGITLPHTERWGEHNRLITDPVTGQRRGLRSAIQEAKIVLEEKARSEKQMLREKKAALKELKRSRMRARRS
- a CDS encoding fatty acid desaturase family protein; the protein is MAISDVKEYAHLTEADVEALGAEFDAIRREIESSRGESDARYIRNVIRLQRGLEISGRAVLFASPLPPAWLAGAALLGVAKIIENMEIGHNVMHGQWDWMNDPEIHSSTWEWDNTDPSKHWKHTHNYLHHKYTNVLGMDDDIGYGLLRVTRDQRWKPFNLGNPVYNLILQLLFQYGVAIQHLELGKVATGRIKPGTPERAEFERKRSEVLEKVGRQVLKDYVIFPALTGPAFFSTLTANMTANVIRNVWSNAIIFCGHFPDGAEKFTKADVDNESRSEWYLRQMLGSANISGGKLMHFMSGNLSHQIEHHLFPDLPSNRYADIAVRVRELCDKYDLPYTTGSFPVQYFKAWRTIVKLSLPNKYLRHTADDAPETASERRFHGATAPTYDPVTGRRQGLRTALAKQGRRFARRFAPA
- the bluB gene encoding 5,6-dimethylbenzimidazole synthase, encoding MNQDQVGLYEAIRTRRDVRAEFTGEVVDDAVLWRLLEAAHRAPSVGNSQPWDFVVVRDPATLRRFADHVAEKRVAFRDALPPERAATFEPIKIEGIVESGTGVVVTYDHERGGPQVLGRATVPETGIFSTVLAIQNLWLAATAEKIGVGWVSFYDADYLSDLVGLPEGIRPVAWLCVGPVREFQTVPDLERFGWRSGRPLTEAIHHEKFGTGLGASAAGAEIVAPETHS
- a CDS encoding acetyl-CoA C-acyltransferase yields the protein MAAKAARRAVIVGGARTPFVRAFTDFTTMDSIALADAAVRGLLERTGLPGTDVQSIVWGGVILPSAAPNIAREIALDLKLDPGCEGHTVTRACASGLQAVTTAAAAIERGEYDVMIAGGSDSTSNAEIKLPQKLVHAGAPLALGKPKLRDYLSAAAQLAPFTDILPRRPEIAERTTGEVMGESAEKMAGIHGVGRAEQDEFALRSHHRAAAAIDSGRFDDEVLRVRTPEGTEVARDGLVRADTTLEKLAKLKPVFAANGTVTAGNASPLTDGAAAVLLMSEQKAGELGYKPLAAFRSWSYVSVDPTDQVLIGPAVSMPRALDKAGLTLADIDFVDIHEAFAAQTLSVVRALADERWAATRLDRDTAVGAIDPDKLNVHGGSVSLGHPFGATGARMVITMANELARTGKQTALLGICAAGGIGASAVLEAV
- the hpf gene encoding ribosome hibernation-promoting factor, HPF/YfiA family — translated: MAPDESAEQLRPNRAEIVVKGRNVEVPDHFRIHVSDKLSRLERFDPTIFLFDVELFHERNRRQRKACQRMEITARGKGPIVRAEACADSFYAAFESVTDKLESRLRRTKDRRRVHHGDKTPLSVAEATASLLDDALFTRSPDGQTAHAHDVAHDVEAPENLGPGHIVRTKVHTATPMTVDDALYQMELVGHDFFLFHDKETDRPSVVYRRHAYDYGLIRLA
- a CDS encoding ComF family protein → MRTLLDLILPAACGGCGRADTAWCADCDEALSGPPLRVRPRTDPGVPCWALAPYTGPARSAVLAIKERGRRDLARPLGLALARGLARLRTPGRPLLLVPAPSRSASARVRGGDPVVRVAGIATGWLRDCRTIPMLRVWRGVHDSVGLSPGERRHNLRGRVSLAPGTRARAGWSAKCEVVVVDDVLTTGATAAESVRVLRASGLPVVAFFVTCVA